TGACCGGATATCACCTGGCGATGACAGCAGGATACGATCTGATTGTGCTCGATATTATGCTGCCGGACGTTAACGGCTGGGATATTGTCCGCATGCTACGGGCAGCAAATAAAGGAATGCCTATTTTACTGCTGAGCGCGCTGGGCACCATTGAGCATCGGGTCAAAGGACTGGAGCTGGGGGCCGATGACTATCTGGTGAAGCCCTTTGCCTTTGCCGAGCTGCTGGCTCGAGTCAGAACCCTGCTGCGCCGTGGCTCTTCGGTGATTACCGAAAGCCAGTTTCAGGTGGCTGATTTAAATCTCGACCTGATTTCCCGCCGGGTTAGTCGTGGAAATACGCGTATCACGCTGACCAGTAAAGAGTTTACCCTGCTGGAGTTTTTTATCCGCCACCAGGGCGAAGTGCTGCCGCGCTCGCTAATTGCTTCCCAGGTCTGGGACATGAATTTTGACAGCGATACCAATGCCATCGACGTGGCGGTAAAACGGCTGCGCGCCAAAATAGATAATGATTTTGAGCCCAGGCTGATTCAGACCGTGCGCGGCGTCGGCTATGTGCTCGAGGTGCCGGATGAGAATTAACCGCCGCTGGCGACCGTTTTCGCTGGCGACCCGCCTCACGTTTTTTATCAGCCTGGCGACCATTACCGCGTTTTTAGCTTTTACCTGGATTATGCTGCACTCGGTAGAGAAACACTTTGCCGAGCAGGATATTAATGACCTGACCGAAATCAGCGTGGCGCTGGATAATATTTTGCTCAGGCCGAATATCTCCGAGTCGCAAAAAGCGGAGCAAATTCAGGACGTGCTGGCGAGCTATCGCAGCATCGCGGTGCTTATCCGTAACCAGGATGGCGATACGCTTTACCACAGCGCCAACGGGCCAGACCTGATGTCCGTGCTCCAGTCGCCCAGGATAGACAACTATCTGCACTCTGGTGAGGTCTTTGTCTGGCCGGCCGGAGGGCACACAGATAACCGACCTGACGGCATGAAGATGCACCATACCACCTATCGGATGATGGCTTCAGCAGTTAACAGTCAAAGTATTCCGCGCTATACCGTGCTGGTGGCGTTATCCATTAACTTCCATCTTCATTATCTTGATGAGCTTAAAAGTAATCTGATGCTGATTGCCGCGCTGATAAGCCTGGCAATCGTGTTGATTGTGCTAATGGCGGTGCGTAAAGGTCACCAGCCGTTGCGTAGCGTGAGCATGAAAATCCAGAACATCTCCTCTGAAAACCTGGATATGCGCCTTGACCCTAATGCTGTGCCAATTGAGCTCAGGCAACTGGTTATCTCCTTTAACCATATGATTGAGCGAATTGAGGATGTATTTAACCGCCAGGCGAACTTCTCTGCCGATATTGCCCATGAGATCCGCACCCCGATTACTAACCTTGTAACTCAGACTGAGATTGTGCTTAGTAAGAAGCGCTCGGAAAAAGAGCTGGAAGATGTGCTGTACTCCAATCTTGAGGAGTATAACCGGATGGCCAAAATGGTGAGTGACATGCTATTCCTGGCTCAGGCTGATAATAATCAGCTGATTCCCGAGCGGGTGCCGCTGGATTTACGGGCCGAAACCATCAAAGTTTTCGAGTTTTTTGAGGCCTGGGCTGAGGAACAAGGCGTTGGTCTGACCTTCAAAGGCGGTTCTTCCGTTATTGAGGGCGACCCGTTAATGATCCGTCGGGTTATCTATAACCTGCTGTCGAACGCAATTCGATACACCCCACGCGGCCAGTCGGTCACTATTCATGTTAACGATCGCGATGACAAAGCTGAGCTGATAGTTGAAAACCCCGGCTCGCCGATTCCCGCCGAACATTTGCCGCGTATTCTTGACCGTTTTTATCGCATCGATCCGTCGCGACAGCGTAAAGGCGAAGGCAGCGGTATTGGGCTGGCGATTGTTAAATCCATCGTGACCGCTCATCAGGGCAAAATAAGCGTTACTTCCGATACTGTCTCTACCCGCTTTACGGTTTTGCTCACCCGGCTGCGTCCGCGCTAAATCACCTGCGTTAATAGCGATGCTTATGCGGGGGAGCGAAATGAATTCGGAGGATGAGATAACAGCAGATTTACGAGAGTTGCCCAAAGAGTGACTAAAACTCCCGAACGCCAACCCAAATTGGCGTTCGGGGATAAGGTATTAACCGTGAGCGGCAGCAATTTCCTGGCGTTTGGCCAGTTTTTCCACCAGGCGTTCGGCCTCTTCTTCGCTGGCTACGGCCGGAGCCGAGCCGTGCAGCGGTTTTCGGGCGGTTTCACGCATAAAGAACACGGTAACAACCCCAATTGCACCCGCTGCCATCAGATACCAGGCAGGGATCATCAGGTTACCGGTTTTCTCAACCAGCCAGCTGGTAATAAGCGGCGTAGTGCCACCAAACAGCGATACCGAGAGGTTAAAACCAATGGCCAGCGCGCTGTAACGCACATCGGTAGCAAACAGTGCCGGCAGCGCCGATGGCATAGTGCCGCTAAAGCAGGTATGCAGAGCGCCCAGAATAACCAGCCCGGCAAATACCGCCAGCAGTGAGCCGGTACCAATCAGCCACATAGCTGGGATCGCCAGTACAATCAGCCCCACCGCACCGAACATAATCACCGGACGACGGCCCAGGCGGTCATTCCAGTAACCCCATGCCAGGGTCAGTGGCATCATGATGATCATCACCACCATAATAAGCATCAGCCCGCTCAGCTCACTCATACCCAACACCCCGGTCAGATAGCTCGGCATGTATGAAGTCAGCATGTAGTTGGAAACATTAAACAGCAGCACCAGGCCGATACATTTAAACATCTGCACCCGATATTTGGTGAGCATTTCCCAAACGCCAGGCTGCGGTTTGCTGTGCTCCAGCGCTTCCTGTTTTTCCATGTGTTTCTGGAATGCCGGAGTTTCTTCGAGTTTGAGACGGATATAGAGGCCAAATAGCCCCAACGGCCCGGCAACGAAGAACGGGATGCGCCAGCCCCACGACAGCAGCTGCTGCTCGGTGAGCACCGCGGTCATGCCGGTAACTAAAATTGCCCCCAGCAGATAACCGGCCAGCGTGCCGAACTCCAGCCAGCTGCCCATAAAGCCGCGGCGTTTATCGGTGGAATACTCAGCAATAAATGTTGCCGCCCCACCGTATTCGCCGCCGGTAGAGAAGCCCTGCACCAGACGGGCCAGTAACAGCAGCATCGGCGCGGCGATGCCAATCTGGTTATATCCGGGAATTAAACCAATACAGAAGGTGCCGATGGCCATCATTATCATGGTGAAGGCTAGCACTTTCTGGCGGCCAATTTTGTCACCCAGCGGACCAAAAACCAGGCCGCCCAGCGGACGCACCAGGAATGCCGCAGCAAATGCACCAAAGGTGGCAATAAGCTGAACCGCCGGACTTCCGCCCGGGAAGAAGACTTTACCGATGGTTACGGCTAAGAAGCTATAAACCCCGAAATCGAACCACTCCATCGCATTACCGAGAGCCGCTGCGCCTACGGCGCGCTTCAGCATCTGATGGTCCACGATGGTGATGTCATCAACGGTCAGCGCCTTTTTAGGACGCTTACGCCAAAAGGCGGGAATGTGTGTAGTAACGTTTTGATTTTTCATGATTATCCTTCAGATAAATCAAAGATTTATCCTAACGGCATCATAGCTTTCCTGGCCTTTTTTCAAACGGCGGTTTATCCGCTCAGGGTATGAAAGCTATAACGCAGTGGTTGCTGGAATGAAGAAAATTTCCTCGACTAAAAGTTCGCCGACAAGGCTTTACATAACTTTAATTTATATGAAAAAAGACCGACGATCAACGTCGCATTTATATCTCATTGATTTATAAGGATCAGATTAACTATCAATCAATTCCTTTATTTTCCAGTCATTAGTAAAACTTCTGGCTGTTGCGCTGGTGTATTTTGTCGGTTGCCAGAGCATCTCATCCGGGATGCAAGAAAATGCCTATACATGCTGTAAATAGAGGCAATAAAAAGAGAACGCCGCCAGAAGTGAAACAACATCAACGCCAATAAGTGACAGTGTCACATATTGGCGCTATGTTTTTGTTAGCTAAAGGGCTAATGCCCTACCCGCACGCAGATTACTGCTTACTACTGACAGTTTTTCATCGTGCTTAAAGAAGGCGAAGCGCTAAAATAACTTTATATTGATGAGATGAATTCATTAGCCTGGAGCTTTAAGTCTCAGGCCTGTTTGTTGTGCCGGAGATCCCTATGTTAAAAGAGAATTTTAATGACCTGATAGCCTT
This genomic interval from Salmonella enterica subsp. enterica serovar Choleraesuis contains the following:
- a CDS encoding DNA-binding response regulator; the encoded protein is MKILIVEDELKTGEYLSKGLTEAGFVVDRADNGLTGYHLAMTAGYDLIVLDIMLPDVNGWDIVRMLRAANKGMPILLLSALGTIEHRVKGLELGADDYLVKPFAFAELLARVRTLLRRGSSVITESQFQVADLNLDLISRRVSRGNTRITLTSKEFTLLEFFIRHQGEVLPRSLIASQVWDMNFDSDTNAIDVAVKRLRAKIDNDFEPRLIQTVRGVGYVLEVPDEN
- the cusS gene encoding two-component sensor histidine kinase encodes the protein MRINRRWRPFSLATRLTFFISLATITAFLAFTWIMLHSVEKHFAEQDINDLTEISVALDNILLRPNISESQKAEQIQDVLASYRSIAVLIRNQDGDTLYHSANGPDLMSVLQSPRIDNYLHSGEVFVWPAGGHTDNRPDGMKMHHTTYRMMASAVNSQSIPRYTVLVALSINFHLHYLDELKSNLMLIAALISLAIVLIVLMAVRKGHQPLRSVSMKIQNISSENLDMRLDPNAVPIELRQLVISFNHMIERIEDVFNRQANFSADIAHEIRTPITNLVTQTEIVLSKKRSEKELEDVLYSNLEEYNRMAKMVSDMLFLAQADNNQLIPERVPLDLRAETIKVFEFFEAWAEEQGVGLTFKGGSSVIEGDPLMIRRVIYNLLSNAIRYTPRGQSVTIHVNDRDDKAELIVENPGSPIPAEHLPRILDRFYRIDPSRQRKGEGSGIGLAIVKSIVTAHQGKISVTSDTVSTRFTVLLTRLRPR
- the proP gene encoding proline/betaine transporter gives rise to the protein MKNQNVTTHIPAFWRKRPKKALTVDDITIVDHQMLKRAVGAAALGNAMEWFDFGVYSFLAVTIGKVFFPGGSPAVQLIATFGAFAAAFLVRPLGGLVFGPLGDKIGRQKVLAFTMIMMAIGTFCIGLIPGYNQIGIAAPMLLLLARLVQGFSTGGEYGGAATFIAEYSTDKRRGFMGSWLEFGTLAGYLLGAILVTGMTAVLTEQQLLSWGWRIPFFVAGPLGLFGLYIRLKLEETPAFQKHMEKQEALEHSKPQPGVWEMLTKYRVQMFKCIGLVLLFNVSNYMLTSYMPSYLTGVLGMSELSGLMLIMVVMIIMMPLTLAWGYWNDRLGRRPVIMFGAVGLIVLAIPAMWLIGTGSLLAVFAGLVILGALHTCFSGTMPSALPALFATDVRYSALAIGFNLSVSLFGGTTPLITSWLVEKTGNLMIPAWYLMAAGAIGVVTVFFMRETARKPLHGSAPAVASEEEAERLVEKLAKRQEIAAAHG